A section of the Pleuronectes platessa chromosome 7, fPlePla1.1, whole genome shotgun sequence genome encodes:
- the cstpp1 gene encoding centriolar satellite-associated tubulin polyglutamylase complex regulator 1, whose protein sequence is MNVSRVAADIELVLRSDSTLSPEKRTRMNRFNSTVSADQYLADSNVLFYLSDAVTQLLEHKEEYTQFGLIRYFAEYFSSVKNSNHVLFREYNYIRATPHNRASFIRVFWRCFRQIGKSGDLLSVLEYKSLLQLLCPDFPVEVVQSAARIVLMDDAIDCLMSFSDFLYALQLQLYYQEFLDSVLMIYHDLLAGKSPNTVIVPTSDSVEQLPSLAAEENDKERQQQPDGVEPSTLCQSIDALCDRFKHSHPSRSCMREVLEDTDKICYYSFLMSLAKHESINQTIGVLPSRAESLIDPEMDQELDKLIAQISVSPGSNSSGSAVVGLKELQRKASPRRNIHHRRRIEVESDGSTEETDSSEN, encoded by the exons ATGAACGTGTCACGTGTAGCTGCAGACATCGAACTCGTTCTCAGGTCGGATTCGACGCTTTCTCCCGAGAAGAGAACCAGGATGAACCGGTTTAACTCCACCGTGTCCGCGGACCAGTACCTGG CTGACAGCAACGTGTTGTTCTACCTGAGTGATGCTGTCACTCAGCTGCTGGAGCACAAGGAGGAATACACTCAGTTCGGGCTGATCCGATACTTTGCTGAATA tttcagCAGCGTGAAGAACAGTAACCACGTCCTCTTCAGAGAATACAACTACATCAGGGCCACTCCTCACAACCGAGCCTCCTTCATCAGAGTCTTCTGGAGGTGCTTCAGACAGATCGGCAAGAGCGGAG actTACTCTCCGTGCTGGAGTACAAGTCTCTGCTGCAGTTGTTGTGTCCAGACTTCCCAGTTGAGGTGGTGCAGAGTGCAGCCAG AATTGTGCTGATGGACGACGCCATAGACTGTCTGATGTCCTTCTCTGACTTTCTCTACgccctccagctgcagctctactACCAAG AGTTCCTGGACAGCGTCCTGATGATCTACCACGACCTGCTGGCGGGGAAGAGTCCCAACACCGTGATCGTCCCCACCTCCGACTCCGTAGAGCAGCTCCCCTCCCTGGCCGCAGAGGAGAACGACAaggagcggcagcagcagccggacGGCGTTGAACCGTCAACTCTTTGTCAAAGTATAGACGCCCTCTGTGACCGGTTCaaacacag tcatcCTTCCAGGTCCTGCATGAGAGAAGTTCTGGAAGACACTGACAAAATCTGTTACTACAGCTTCTTAATGAGTCTCGCTAAACATGAGAGCATCAACCAAACCATCG GAGTGTTACCGAGCAGAGCAGAGTCACTTATTGACCCAGAGATGGACCAGGAACTGGACAAACT AATCGCTCAGATCTCCGTGAGTCCCGGCAGCAACAGCAGCGGCAGCGCGGTGGTCgggctgaaggagctgcagaggaaggcCTCGCCCCGGAGGAACATCCACCACAGACGGAGGATCGAGGTGGAGAGCGACGGCTCCACAGAGGAGACCGACTCCTCTGAGAACTAA
- the LOC128443888 gene encoding C-Jun-amino-terminal kinase-interacting protein 1: MDKYRPKRPTTLALFPQLPQAGTQDTINNNSFGKKDSWKESHSSSPHITGDLAPPDVKPKAEDKVRLNTRRPAPKPPTANEAKSRTNTQAAANASSDARTRLRDKQGTGAMHTQASITTRSQRRGAATAAGGGRGGGRGGGGGGRGAAAMRDRSLGDVKGKDGVTAGREERRPGRLCAEAKAKEKERNVHQRPRETNGLKSRGAEGKGRAGSKVGNRGGGGLKPNNLLSNQEVYLPAMVVPRTPVAPRTQDKTQDKTQVKTQVKTRDKTQDKTQVKTREKTQDKTQDNTQEQGQSHDGTQDNPRAMSRSSSEGGSNRMSLSSDTEGPPPGPPPGPLHPSLSHRTNSDIREEDGEGDLTPFRNVQNRPSLFPAGDEITEMDCTMSEVDAGGGRGNRHSAVTQGDAVAARTLTKSGTAAALNYDSVKYTLVVDEHARLELVRLQDCLHGNNEHNDDSDTETVYQSANEDEDTDYEEERKRSEEARNQERRKEEEEAKKKRWEEDVKRRREEEVKRRKDVVTKISRQSKVTSTTASGEEEPLGGRGGAPSSRKFLNLFANNSHYSATGAGCFGVFSCVLDGVERPQSHRAVYRFVPRHADELHLETDDPVLLLKQCEDLWCQGYNMRTGTTGIFPAFYVVKLDKDINQVQKDGWVEKFQVRFLGSVQVPVHKGRDVMCAAMQKVACNRRLAGQPPSACVLEVSLKGVKINVQDQCHSAHRGDQCFHFFQLKNISFCGCHPKHSKYFGLITKHPDQHRFACHVMMSDTTLHPLAESVGRAFQQYYKEHIGYSCPTEDIFIE; encoded by the exons ATGGACAAATATCGACCAAAGAGGCCGACCACCCTGGCTCTGTTCCCACAGCTGCCACAGGCCGGCACCCAG GACACCATCAACAACAACTCTTTCGGAAAGAAGGACAGTTGGAAGGAGTCCCACTCGTCCTCTCCACACATCACAG gggATCTAGCACCACCGGATGTTAAaccaaaagcagaggacaaagtcCGGCTCAACACACGTCGCCCTGCCCCGAAACCTCCCACAGCCAATGAGGCCAAAAGCCGGACCAACACTCAGGCGGCCGCCAACGCCTCCTCGGACGCTCGCACTCGTCTGAGGGACAAACAGGGGACGGGggccatgcacacacaggcctcCATCACCAcgaggagtcagaggagaggagcagctacagcagcaggaggagggagaggaggagggagaggaggaggaggaggaggaagaggagcagcagcgatgAGAGACAGGAGCCTGGGGGACGTCAAGGGGAAGGATGGAGTGAccgcagggagggaggagaggagaccagGGAGGCTGTGTGCGGAGGCCAAGgccaaggagaaggagaggaatgtACATCAGAGGCCCAGAGAAACAAACGGACTGAAGAGCCGGGGGGCCGAGgggaaagggagagcaggttCTAAAGTGGGGAaccgaggaggagggggactgaAACCAAATAACCTGCTGTCGAACCAGGAGGTTTACCTGCCGGCCATGGTGGTCCCACGCACACCTGTAGCACCGAGGACCCAGGACAAGACCCAGGACAAGACCCAGGTCAAGACCCAGGTCAAGACCCGGGACAAGACCCAGGACAAGACCCAGGTCAAGACCCGGGAGAAGACCCAGGACAAGACCCAGGACAACACCCAGGAGCAAG GCCAAAGCCATGACGGGACCCAGGATAACCCCCGGGCCATGTCCCGGTCCAGCAGTGAGGGGGGGTCAAACAGGATGTCCCTCAGCTCCGACACAGAGGGGCCCCCACCAGGGCCCCCCCCAGGGCCCCTGCATCCGTCTTTATCCCACCGAACCAACTCTGACATCAGAGAGGAGGACGGGGAGGGAGACCTGACTCCCTTCCGGAACGTCCAGAACCGTCCGTCCCTCTTCCCTGCGGGGGATGAAATAACTGAGATGGACTGCACCATGTCAGAGGTGGATGCAGGGGGGGGACGAGGTAACCGGCACTCAGCTGTCACTCAGGGAGATGCTGTGGCTGCTCGGACTCTGACAAAGAGCGGGACTGCAGCAGCGTTGAATTATGACTCAGTGAAATACACGCTGGTGGTGGACGAACACGCTCGGCTGGAGCTCGTCCGCCTCCAGGACTGTTTGCACGGAAACAACGAGCACAACGACGACAGCGACACAGAGACGGTCTATCAGTCAGCCAATGAGGACGAAGACACAGAttatgaggaggagaggaagaggagcgaggAAGCAAGAAACCAAG AGAgaagaaaggaagaggaggaggcgaagAAGAAGAGGTGGGAAGAGgacgtgaagaggaggagagaggaggaggtgaagaggaggaaggacgtGGTAACAAAGATCAGCAGACAGTCCAAGGTAACGTCGACCACAGCGtcaggggaggaggagcctctcggAGGAAGAGGCGGAGctcccagcagcaggaagttCCTCAACTTGTTTGCCAACAACAGCCACTACAGCGCCACTG GCGCCGggtgttttggtgtcttctCCTGTGTTCTGGACGGAGTGGAGCGACCGCAGAGCCACCGCGCCGTCTACAG GTTTGTCCCCCGTCATGCGGATGAGCTTCATCTGGAGACGGACGACCCGGTGTTGTTGCTGAAGCAGTGCGAGGACCTGTGGTGTCAGGGTTACAACATGAGGACCGGAACTACCGGCATCTTCCCGGCTTTCTACGTCGTCAAGTTGGACAAAGATATTAACCAAG TACAGAAAGACGGTTGGGTAGAGAAGTTCCAGGTGCGATTCCTGGGTTCGGTTCAGGTCCCGGTCCACAAAGGCCGGGACGTGATGTGTGCCGCGATGCAGAAG GTTGCATGTAACAGGCGGTTAGCAGGTCAGCCTCCCTCGGCCTGTGTGCTGGAGGTCAGTCTGAAGGGGGTGAAGATCAATGTCCAGGACCAGTGTCACTCTGCTCACAGG GGGGACCAGTGTTTCCACTTTTTCCAGTTGAAGAACATCTCGTTCTGTGGTTGTCATCCAAAACACAGCAA GTATTTTGGTCTCATCACCAAACATCCCGACCAACATCGCTTCGCTTGTCACGTGATGATGTCAGATACAACATTACATCCTCTGGCCGAGTCTGTGGG GAGGGCGTTCCAGCAGTATTACAAGGAGCACATCGGATACTCCTGTCCCACTGAAGACATCTTCATCGAATAg
- the cry2 gene encoding cryptochrome-2, with translation MAVNSVHWFRKGLRLHDNPALQEALSGADSVRCVYILDPWFAGAANVGINRWRFLLESLEDLDSSLKKLNSRLFVIRGQPTDVFPRLFKEWNVTRLAFEYDPEPYGKERDAAIIKMAQEFGVETLVRQSHTLYNLDRIIEMNNNSPPLTFKRFQTIVSRLELPGRPLPAVTQQQMDTCRTKITDNHDQLYSIPSLEELGFRTLGLPSAVWRGGESEALDRLNKHLDKKVWVANLDHPRVNTCSLYASPTGLSPYLRFGCLSCRVLYYNLRELYMKLRKRCSPPLSLFGQLLWREFFYTAATNNPNFDRMDGNPICVQIPWDQNPEALAKWAEGRTGFPWIDAIMTQLRQEGWIHHLARHAVACFLTRGDLWISWESGMKVFEELLLDADWSVNAGSWMWLSCSAFFQQFFHCYCPVGFGKRTDPSGDYIRRYIPILKDYPNRYIYEPWNAPESIQKAANCVVGVDYPKPMINHAEGSRLNIERMKQVYQQLSHYRGLSLLASVPTIQEEAEPLMTDESSFSGPDSPPRVPPPSEAAPDSSTVFVSYAPHPELEDTRSVHPPPDALHLLRLTPATPCSRIMELCPSLPSS, from the exons GTTCCTGCTGGAGTCTCTGGAGGACCTGGACAGCAGCCTGAAGAAGCTCAACTCCAGGTTGTTTGTAATCAGAGGGCAGCCCACGGACGTTTTCCCCAGGCTCTTCAAG GAGTGGAACGTGACCCGGCTGGCGTTTGAATACGACCCGGAGCCTTATGGGAAGGAGAGAGATGCGGCCATCATCAAGATGGCGCAGGAGTTTGGGGTCGAGACCCTCGTCAGACAGTCACACACCCTCTACAACCTGGACCG GATCATTGAGATGAACAACAACAGTCCTCCTCTGACCTTCAAGCGGTTCCAGACCATCGTGAGTCGGCTGGAGCTGCCGGGCAGACCGCTGCCTGCCGTCACCCAGCAGCAGATGGACACGTGTCGCACTAAGATAACAGACAACCACGACCAGCTGTACAGTATTCCCTCTCTGGAGGAGCTAG GCTTCAGGACGCTGGGTTTACCTTCAGCTGTTTGGCGAGGAGGAGAATCCGAGGCTTTGGACCGGCTCAACAAACATCTCGACAAGAAG GTGTGGGTGGCCAACCTGGACCATCCCCGGGTCAACACCTGCTCTCTGTACGCCAGCCCCACCGGCCTCAGCCCCTACCTGCGCTTCGGCTGTTTGTCCTGCAGGGTTTTGTACTACAACCTGCGAGAGCTCTACATGAAG CTCCGGAAGCGCTGCAGTCCTCCTCTGTCCCTGTTTGGTCAGTTGCTGTGGAGGGAGTTCTTCTACACCGCCGCCACCAACAACCCCAACTTTGACCGCATGGATGGAAACCCCATCTGCGTCCAG ATCCCTTGGGACCAGAACCCGGAGGCCCTGGCGAAGTGGGCCGAGGGTCGGACTGGTTTCCCCTGGATCGACGCCATCATGACGCAGCTGAGACAGGAGGGCTGGATCCACCACCTGGCCCGACACGCTGTGGCCTGCTTCCTGACCAGAGGAGACCTGTGGATCAGCTGGGAGAGCGGCATGAAG gtgTTTGAGGAGCTGCTCCTGGATGCAGACTGGAGTGTGAACGCTGGCAGCTGGATGTGGTTGTCCTGCAGTGCCTTCTTCCAGCAGTTCTTCCACTGCTACTGTCCTGTCGGCTTCGGGAAAAGAACGGACCCATCAGGAGATTACATCAG GCGTTACATCCCCATCCTGAAGGACTATCCCAACCGCTACATCTACGAGCCGTGGAACGCTCCGGAGTCCATCCAGAAGGCGGCAAACTGTGTGGTGGGAGTGGATTACCCCAAACCTATGATCAACCACGCAGAGGGCAGCCGGCTCAACATCGAGAGGATGAAACAAGTCTACCAGCAGCTCTCCCACTACAGAGGACTCA gtctTCTAGCATCAGTACCAACCATCCAGGAGGAGGCAGAACCGCTGATGACCGATGAGTCATCATTCAGTGGACCTG ACTCTCCTCCCAGAGTTCCCCCCCCCAGTGAAGCCGCTCCTGACTCGTCCACAGTCTTTGTGTCCTACGCTCCACATCCAGAGCTGGAAGACACTCGGAGCGTTCACCCCCCCCCAGACGCCCTGCACCTCCTCAGGCTCACACCCGCAACCCCCTGCAGCCGTATCATGGAGCTTTGCCCCTCCCTCCCCAGCTCATAG